One window from the genome of Pyrus communis chromosome 16, drPyrComm1.1, whole genome shotgun sequence encodes:
- the LOC137720050 gene encoding probable methyltransferase PMT26, protein MAIGKYTRVDSRRPSSNGYCSTVTIVVFVALCLVAVWMMTSSSVVPVQNVDVPQENKSDLNEQDSNDIGVKEQVSDTKNRQFEDNPGDLPDDATKGDSDGAAQGEDKVEEKSEDSTAERFVEKTQETPEEKTEDKIEDKTEDKIEEKTEDKSEEKTEDGDSKAENGELNSEDAEKKSDGGENERKSDSSDNDKKSDDDSDKKLDSSEEINDTEKVNGQIEEKLEVTDTKEADGEKKENEQAKNESSNEVFPSVAQSELLNETTTQNGSWSTQSAESKNEKEAQRTSNQKTSYNWKVCNSTAGPDFIPCLDNLQAIKSLRSTKHYEHRERHCPEEAPTCLLPLPEGYRRSIEWPTSREKIWYYNVPHAKLAQVKGHQNWVKVTGEYLTFPGGGTQFKRGALHYIDFILESVPDIAWGKHSRVVLDVGCGVASFGGSLFDRDVLAMSLAPKDEHEAQVQFALERGIPAISAVMGTKRLPFPGKVFDVVHCARCRVPWHIEGGKLLLELNRVLRPGGFFVWSATPIYQKLAEDVEIWKSMKELTKAICWELLSISKDTINGVGIAIYKKPTSNECYEKRSQNEPPICTTSDEPNAAWNVPLQACMHKVPVDATERGSEWPEQWPSRLDKTPYWLLNSQVGVYGKPAPEDFTADNEHWKRVVTKSYLNGMGINWTSVRNVMDMRAVYGGFAAAVKDLKIWVMNVVSVDSPDTLPIIYERGLFGMYHDWCESFSTYPRSYDLIHSDHLFSKLKKRCNLVAVVAEVDRILRPEGTLIVRDEVETINELENMVRSMQWEVRMTYSKDKEGLLCVKKSMWRPKELETLKYAIA, encoded by the exons ATGGCCATAGGTAAATATACTAGAGTAGATAGTAGGAGGCCCTCCTCCAATGGCTACTGCTCCACCGTCACCATTGTGGTGTTTGTGGCCTTGTGCTTGGTCGCCGTTTGGATGATGACCTCCTCCTCTGTAGTTCCCGTTCAAAATGTTGATGTGCCCCAGGAGAATAAGAGTGACCTCAACGAGCAGGACAGCAATGACATTGGCGTCAAGGAACAAGTGAGTGACACCAAAAACAGGCAATTTGAAGATAACCCCGGTGACTTACCTGATGACGCAACCAAAGGAGACAGTGATGGTGCTGCTCAGGGCGAAGACAAGGTAGAAGAGAAGTCTGAAGACTCTACTGCGGAGAGATTTGTGGAAAAGACTCAAGAGACGCCTGAGGAGAAGACTGAAGACAAGATTGAGGACAAGACCGAAGACAAGATTGAGGAGAAGACTGAAGACAAGAGTGAGGAGAAAACTGAAGATGGTGACTCTAAGGCGGAAAATGGAGAATTGAATTCTGAAGATGCAGAAAAAAAAAGCGATGGTGGTGAAAACGAGAGGAAGTCTGATTccagtgataatgataagaagTCGGATGATGACAGTGATAAAAAATTAGACAGCTCCGAAGAAATAAATGATACAGAAAAGGTGAATGGTCAGATAGAGGAGAAACTGGAGGTAACTGATACCAAGGAGGCAGATGgggagaaaaaggaaaatgagcAGGCCAAAAACGAAAGTTCAAATGAGGTATTCCCTTCTGTTGCTCAGTCAGAGCTGTTGAACGAGACTACAACTCAAAATGGTTCGTGGTCAACTCAATCGGCAGAGTCAAAGAACGAGAAGGAGGCTCAGCGTACTTCTAATCAGAAGACCAGTTACAACTGGAAAGTCTGCAATTCCACTGCTGGGCCTGATTTCATCCCCTGCCTTGACAATTTGCAAGCCATCAAGAGTCTTCGAAGTACCAAGCATTATGAGCACCGGGAGAGGCACTGTCCCGAAGAGGCTCCCACCTGCCTTCTTCCTCTCCCAGAAGGATATAGACGCTCAATTGAGTGGCCAACAAGCAGGGAAAAG ATATGGTACTACAATGTTCCGCATGCCAAGCTTGCTCAAGTTAAGGGGCATCAGAATTGGGTCAAAGTTACTGGTGAATACCTTACTTTTCCGGGCGGTGGAACACAATTCAAGCGTGGTGCTCTTCATTATATAGATTTCATACTAGAG TCTGTTCCTGATATTGCCTGGGGAAAACATTCACGTGTTGTATTAGATGTTGGATGTGGAGTTGCAAGCTTTGGAGGCTCTCTCTTTGACAGAGATGTCCTTGCAATGTCCTTGGCCCCAAAAGATGAGCATGAAGCTCAAGTTCAGTTTGCACTTGAAAGAGGAATTCCAGCCATATCTGCTGTGATGGGCACAAAGAGACTTCCCTTCCCAGGCAAAGTTTTTGATGTTGTTCACTGTGCCCGCTGCAGGGTTCCTTGGCATATAGAAG GTGGTAAGCTTCTATTGGAGCTGAATCGTGTGTTGAGACCTGGTGGTTTCTTTGTGTGGTCTGCTACTCCAATATATCAGAAGCTGGCTGAAGATGTTGAAATATGGAAAT CCATGAAGGAACTAACAAAAGCAATATGCTGGGAACTGTTGTCAATTAGTAAGGATACAATAAATGGAGTTGGTATTGCTATATACAAAAAGCCTACTTCGAATGAGTGCTATGAGAAAAGATCACAGAACGAGCCTCCTATCTGCACTACGTCTGATGAGCCAAATGCTGCCTG GAATGTGCCATTACAAGCATGCATGCACAAAGTGCCTGTAGATGCAACAGAACGTGGGTCTGAATGGCCTGAACAATGGCCATCGAGGTTGGACAAGACACCTTACTGGTTGTTAAATTCCCAAGTTGGTGTTTATGGAAAACCTGCTCCTGAGGATTTCACTGCAGACAATGAGCACTGGAAACGTGTGGTGACAAAGTCATACCTGAATGGAATGGGGATTAACTGGACATCTGTCCGGAATGTTATGGACATGAGAGCTGTGTATGGAGG ATTTGCTGCCGCTGtgaaagatttgaaaatttgggtCATGAATGTGGTCTCAGTAGACTCTCCAGATACACTACCCATAATTTACGAGCGTGGTTTGTTTGGTATGTATCATGATTGGTGCGAATCATTTAGCACATATCCAAGGTCTTATGATCTTATCCATTCCGACCATCTGTTTTCCAAGCTTAAAAAGAG GTGCAATTTAGTGGCTGTAGTTGCGGAGGTTGATCGAATTCTTCGACCTGAGGGAACCCTTATCGTGCGAGACGAGGTTGAGACTATTAATGAGCTGGAGAACATGGTGAGGTCGATGCAGTGGGAGGTTCGCATGACCTATTCAAAGGACAAGGAGGGATTGCTCTGTGTGAAGAAGTCCATGTGGCGGCCCAAAGAGTTGGAGACACTCAAGTATGCCATCGCTTAA